The Vitis vinifera cultivar Pinot Noir 40024 chromosome 1, ASM3070453v1 DNA segment CTTCATCCTAAACAGGATCCTGGGACTTTTGACTCTTCTCAAATTCCGTCATCATATGCACTGGAAAATAACCCTGTGGGGAGGCCTCTTGAAGCTAATGTTGACGGTAACCTCCTTAAACTTGCATGCATTAATGAAGCCAATGATCACAAGGAAGTTTCTAGCTGTCAAAGTGATATGGTTAATATGCCTAGACAATCACTGCATAAAGTTGTTGCTCCTGCTCAAGTACTTGCTGACGAGGATACTAAAGTGAAAAGATCAGAAAGAGTCTCCAAGActaataagaacaaaaaaatgtctAATGTAGATTCGGTAGCCACCTCACGTGATCTACAGAACTCCTTAAAGACCAACAAGAGCCAGgatgttgaaaaaaaatctgAAGGTGACAATCAACTTCAGGATCCATTATCCGTGGATGGACATAACAAACTCATGCCTGAGTCTGTCAGCAAGTTTTCAAAAGTTTCCAGAAATGATTTGAAATCTCCTCATGACATTGGTAAGTTTGATACAATTCCTGAGGAAATCAGATGGCCTAATGTTGTTAATGCTTCTGGCACCAGTAGCACTGCCCATGcctttttgaaagaaaatggtaaaGCCTCTTTATCTACCTCGAGTTCAGACAGTTCAGAGGACAGAACTTACCAAAATAAAAGGGGTAAGCGTCAGTCAAATTTGGACCGTTATCGTGTGACAGTTAGAAAAGCTCCCAGAAAAAATCCTGGAGAAGTTGTGAACAGTTCTCACCAAAGGAAGAGTCTATTAGCTACATATGGATCTATTTTTAATGATGGTGGCAGTGAAAGTTCTGAAGATCATGATGGTGTTGAGAATTCAGATGCCAGCACTAGAACACCATCAGATAGTTCAGCTTCATCTGACTACACAGAAGGAGAAAACAATCAACATCTGGACTCATCACATGGTAATTCTAAGCTTTTCTATTTATTCCTTTTGCCTGTAATGATTGATTACATCATGTGTTTATTAGCAGATAAACTGCATATGTATCATTTTGCTTCTCCTTTAACCATAAGAtaagattaaatattttgagTAAATAAATCTCTCACTCAATGCTTTTATATTCTGATAATCCGGTCCTGATTGGTGAACTTCTCAAACCCATCTCATCTGAATTGTACATTATTTCATTATGCTTATCAAATCAGGTAGGCCCTTTTCTATCTCTGAGGGTTACAGTATCAATATAGTGCTCTTTTTAACTTCCAGAACTCCCCTTTTTACACTTTCTCAGAAAGATGGTGGGTGTATCCTGCATCTTTCAGATATTTTTTAGTGAAACATGATCAATAAAattgtttagatttttttcctttttttcctttttccttttccctccCTAGCTAGTAATTGAAACATTCAACAATGATGTGTGAATGTAGTACCACAGATAAATAATTGAATGTTAATTCTTTCTTACTACCCTGGAGTTTACACTATTGTGCTTACTAATCCCTGAAACTTCCTGCAACTATCTTATTTGTATTGTTCCCTTTACAGCAAACATTTTCTAGGATAAGAACTGATCAATAACTTtcgtttaattttttcacaGGATTGTACAGcacaaaaagaaatgaaagtggTGCCAAAAGTATTGGAAAATCTAAGTAAGttcaattttagtttgaaattaTATGCTCTTTTCCATTACAAGATATAGATCTTGTCAAACTGTAGTGATTGTGataattagaaacttatttaTGTTGTCAATATTTACAGTGCatttggaagtgtttttagtagaaTTGTTTTCTCAGGAAGTGTTTTTCTAATAATCGCATATTAAATAAGTGTTTCttccaaaaacactaaaagtgattttttaatgctacaagtgatttttcaaaatttaaaagtgttttataaattttgtcaaatattttatgttttttcaaaaacactttttaggctaaaagtacttcctaaaatcactaccaaacagacTCTTATTAACTTAAAGAACTGTTTGACATACCCTTCACTGGCAGCCTGCCAGTACATCGTATGCTTTTCTTGGTGGTTGTTTGTACTACAAGTTTTTGGAAACATAACAGCTGAGGTTGGAAGTGTTTGGTCTTACCTCAAATGTTGTCAGTATTCTTTTGTTTTGACCTGTTTTGGCAAAAAACTTGTCCACAAACCTTGGATTTCCCATTTTGTCTGCATTTATTTGGAACAATTTCCTAGGCTTGTAGGTTTTTACACAGATTTGgttctttcatttcattttctgaaaagaattagttttatcaattttttttctttatttagagAAAATATACACagttatttattaatttgattagatgTGAATCCACAATTATTCATAAATTCATAGTGCCTAATCTTTGATACAGAGCTGCAATTTCATCTGCTGCGAGTAGGTTCCATTCAcagtgaaaaagaaaagaataaagaataaaaaactgaatTGGTCATGAAAACAAGACAAGTTCAAATACCATTgccatcattaaaaaaaataaagttttcccaattatggtttttttttttccttttccttttttaattggCTTGGAATTTATTATGTATTTCTTCTGTCCATGTGTAACCATTGTTATTTGTCTGCTTGGAGTAGCTCCTCAGGGTCAAAGAATGTAACCATGGATGTGATCCTCAGAAGTTCAAGCCGATTCAAGAAGGCAAAGCTTACTGCTTCACAGTCAGAACTGAATGACACTGAAAGCCAGCATGTTGAGTTTGTTCCTGATAGTCAAGCAAACTTGTGAATGGAGGGTGCTAGTCTTGCTGGGcaattttgggaattttttttctttttttaatttctggGAGCTATTTCGGAAGCCTTTTTCAGTATTATGCGCAAGTTGCTCTTGAGTTTTGGGATTgcattacttaaaaaaaaaaattggtatttgcTGGTCTTGGCcaagaaaatttgataaatttttcatattagaGAATGTGGAGCTTTTTGTAACGACGAACAGAGATTGAATGTGGTCTGAATGCATGTGTTGTTGaacttgaattagtggaacggAACATTTTTCATGGATTTTGGTGTTGAAAGGATTGTATTAaggtatattattattatagaaaaGCAGGAAATTTGAAGCAGCCCTATGCGCATGGGCCATGGTACATAGAATGGTTCACCAAGTGGGAATGACCTCCTGATCTATCTATATAGGATACTGATTCGAGTTGACTCTTCACTTCTGTTCATCAGAAATTCAATAAGCCTCCGAATCGGATAAAATGTGTTGACTCATTCATTGTCTGTTTGTCTTGTGATTGGGAGTTTGGTACAACAAACCATGCAATTGTATTCAATAACGTTAGGTAGCAATACTAAATTCGAATCCAAAGGACACACGCCTTATGCCATACGATGCTAAACAAGTTACCGTCCTACTTCAACACTGCATTGCAATGGCCCATTGATTAAATTGATCAAATAAACCATTCTTGCAAAGGACTTGATTCGTCCTTACTGTCTTTTGTTTATGTTCCTCCTAATGATGCATGTAACATGACTTCAATGATATCTAGTGTATGTTATGTCCCGTAAAGAGGCATCCAATTCATTCTACTTGTCCCGCTTGCTTGGACATCCTGCATCCCTACTCTCAAGTCAGACCATAATTTGTAGCATTTTCAACTTTGATTCAAACTTCATTTTAGTATTACCCTAATTGGTCTGGTCCCACTGAAAATGAACCTTTGCCCGCTCTTTCATCGTTTCTCATTAttccttgaaaaataaaatttgaaatgcataaataaAACACTATGACGTCTCCTCTTGCCACATTTAATTATGCAACAAATACAGATTCAATCATCTATTCTACCAACCATTGAAGGATAAAGacgattatattttattttaaaaaaagaaaatgatgattttattattattattattattaaaaatggaaaaaaaatttgcatttcattttcttcGAACAGcttgtttaaatgaaaaagttTAGATTTGCATGCGGAAAAATGAGAAAGCTGTTAAATTGGGTTCAATAAGATGGTTTTGAAATATGTGTAAGACTGAAGGCAATGCCGGCAAACAAACCTACGTACATTCCTCCTATCCGACAAGCTCACTCTACATTTCCAAACCAACAAGCAAGCCAAATTTCGATACAAACAATCCTCAAGACTTCAACTAACGTTTTATGACCGTGTCATGATCCCAACTTGCCAAATCAAAATCAGGAGCGTCCGATCAATTTCTTTTTCCGGAAAACCACTTCTGTGTCCAACCCGAACCCGTCTACGGTGCGAACATGGACCACCTCCGACCTTCCAAACATCTCTGTCAACGGTCTCACGCTGTATAAATCATTGGCAGAGTACTTATCAGACCGTCGCGACAGCGCCACGTGTAGAACGCAGACCCCGCCGGGCCTCAACGTCCGTTCGATCTCCCCAACGAACTTGTCCGGATACAGCGCGTGGTCGAAAACATTGGAGAACTCGAAATCGAATGTGTCGTTCTTGAACGGCTGGTTATGGAAGTCTCCCTTCAACACTAAGGGCGGGTAGGGAACCAGGTCGATTCCCACCGAGTCCGCCACTCCAACTCGCCTCAGCGCTTCCACCTCTTGCCCCACTCGGGCGCCGATGCACAGCGCTTTGGACTCGTTCTTGAGTAGTTGTTTCTGCTTGAGGTCTTGGAAGAATTGAGCGAAGACGTTGATCTTTCTGTCCCAGTCACGGGTGGTCCATATCTTTCTGAGTTTGGGATTGAGGGTTTTGTTGAGCTGGAGCTGTAAGTAGGCTTCGTAGGAGGTGTAGCCGGGGCGGATACGGAGGTCGCCGGAGGGTTGGTTTCCGGGTGGTGGGTCTGTAGTTTTACGGCGGAGGGATTGGAAAGAGAATAGGAGGAGGATAGGGATGGATacaaagagagagaagaagaagtaTTTGAGAAAGAGTGGCTTGGTTTTGGTCTTCATGTCTGCATGACCGTTTTCCCTGGTGGACGCTAACTTCTCAAAGTAGAATCAACTGGCTATTGCATGGGAGGAAAATTGGAAAAGAAACCgaaagaaaagaacagaaaataaaagaaaatccattGCATGAGAACAATTAatgcaaaagaaagagaaagaaaataagtggGAAACTGAACAAGGACGAGAAGAAGGtggaagaagagaaaggaacttaaataaaataataaaattataaacaaaccAAGCAGAGATGAACATTTGGTGTGGAGTGGGCATGCACTTGTCAATGTGGCGGTTGTTTTGGACGATTTCTCTTTTATCTTATGCTTACCATCACACCCTACTCACAATCCACAAAGTGGGATAAACGCGGACGGCCTTCAAACAATCTGTATTTAGATATCATTAACATCGCCTTATTTTATACTTAGTATAAATCACTTTCAACTTAAAGGTTTCTAaagattttgtaatttttaaaaaaaaaatatattttctaaattattccCTTAATGAATTTACTCGTCCACATATTAAGTCAAATGTTAGTTGAAACTTTGAGGGAGAAAGTGGAATATGAACATCATATTAATACTGTGCATGCCAAATATTAATGGTTCTTAACAATGGAGTTTCTCTGTATAATAATGAAGATCATGTATGTCCCATGGCTAAACAGCTTGTCCATTACGTTCTCTACAGTTTTCCCAATGAGTGGCCCCATGGGTCACCATCTCTTTTTAAATTATGCTATCCTAGAGATTGGCATCTGATATCATATTCCATTGGTCCTCATCACTCCACTAATTTCATAATTGCATAGTTAATCTTATTATATGAAAAGATTAgtatcaaagaaattaaaacaagCTTACCCTACATGAAGAAAGTGACTGGAAATTTACATGAGGCCAGTCCTAAAATtcagaaaagagagaaaaaagaaaaaagaacttaTGTACTCCTGTCGATGGCAATTTGTTGAAAGCAACTTTATACAAATCAAAATATGCCCGGACTATTAAAATGTGATGATTGAATCAATTACAGTTAAAAAGTTTATGCTTATCcatttggcaaaaaaaaaaaagggaatgcTGAGTTTGAATTTAGGGCAAACCCCCCTCCTCTAGACCCTTTTTTGGGTTATTACCTAAGTAATTATGAAGTTGGTGAGCCGACCCGTAAGGCTTTTAGAAAAAGGAACTTGAGCATCAGACTGAGAGAGGGCAACTTTTTTGCTTTCAACCAAAGCATATTGTATTACAATAGAAAATGCTTGCAACTCCGGATGCCTTTTCCAAAATGGTGCACCGAAAGATATAATGAcgtgagagagagagggagagagagattTGCAAGAATCAACGTTGAGAATGCTTCTATCATGTGTGGTTAGGACCTGGGTTTAGAAGGTTAATTGCTCTAAACATCCCACCCGTATGAGTAAGAGATGAAATGAACCCAGCCCAAACTGGGTCCACATTCATATTTGTGAGCCCACGTAGAGCCCAAGCACACTAGTTCCATGGGGCTCGTCTTGGTCCGCCCAAGCACACTGTTAAGACGAGAATTGAATCTCATCAGAGAGTGATGATTTTCGTTTCATTCCGTGTACTGAGAAGATTCCCTGGTTTCTTCTTATGCAAGAACAAAGTCATACCATTGAATCTGCAAATGTTTACATGGCATGCTTAAGAAAACAAGAAGGTTGAAAGCGTCTCACAAACAAACCAATCAAAATACTCAATGGAGATACCAAATTTTCGCTGTCAAAACATGTTTGTACTCTGAATTTGGAGATGGGGCAACTCTTTGATGGCTTGATTAGATAGCTATACCAGGGAATCGAAAAATGcaaaatcatatatatagtttctaATTGACTTGGGCTGAGATATACAATTACACATAAAATGTACTGGTAACTCATATATAACAACATTGACACATACTCTCTGAGCAATCATAATCCAAcccaagagataaaaaaaacagACGTTCATTCATAGGAGGTGAAATTACAATTAGTTTCAAGGCACTGCACCCCTCAAAATGCTTCCTCATTCAGATCTCATCCTGTTGAGCTGGTTCAGAGCCGGTTGTAGAATATTGTACAGAACCCAGAGAATAGCTGGAGTCACAACAAAGAGCAGAAGCTGTCCCCGGTTATCAGAAGACGCAGCATCTGCAAGCGTGGCAATTTCACTGGCTGATGCATGGGGCGTCAACATGAACCCTGATGCCGCCAATCCACCAAGGCCAAGCCCGATGATGACCCCCTTGGTGCTGCGCATTTTGTTCAACTGGTTGAGAGCTGGTTGGAGGATGTTGAAGAGCACCCAAGCTATGGCTGGGATTATAGGCAGCAAAAGCGCGAGGCCACGGTTGTCGCCGTCGGCTATCTCCGCGATTTGTTGAGCTGCCAAGGCAGGATCGCAGGAGCTCAAGGTCGAGAAGATGGCTCCGGCGATGGCAGTACCTGCTAGGGAAGTTGACAAGTTTTGGTTCTCGGATGATTTCAGGGTGGTGAGGCCTTTTGGGAGGTTCTGGATGGAGAGGAGGGAGATGGGTTTTGCGGTTGGCTTGGAGAGGTTGAGGTTCTTGGGAGAATTGATGCTCAAGCATTTGGCGTTGAGCATGGCCATTGTCGCTATGGTTGCTGCCATTGATGATGTTGCTTGTGTGCTTCGGCTTTAGTTTTGCTAATCTGAGTAGTGGCTTTGGGGAGGTTGCCAGTGGCTAAGAGTTGGGTGAGATGGAAGTGGAAGATTATAGATGTGAAGGGAAGGCATATGGGTATCCAATAGAATTGGGTTCTCCAGATTCTACTCTTATCCAGAAGGTGTGATTGGTGCTCTCTGGGCCTCATATTCCATGTGTCTTATCACATCCTTACCACTAAACTGTAAGGATACCTAAGCACACCATTTTGTAGGTATTAATCCCTTATTTAAGCCTTTAACCAGTATTAACCTTTTCATAATCATAGCCCATGATGCCTAAGGTTCATGCCTTCTGCGTGGCCCAATCACAGGGAAGCCCAACTGGACGTGGTCACACTAGGGTCAATTTTTCGGCCTTTCATGGTGGaggtttatatttttttaaggtgttACAGAGGAAGTTCAAAATTAACTTCCTATGTAGCAATTTTTACTAATCAAAATTGTCTTCAAAAAGGCATTTCAGAAATTTGTGCCAATAATTGGTAGGTCGCAAATGGGTTTTTCTTTGTGCATCCAATAGTATGACAACAAGTAAAATTACTTTCTAATGATCAAGTTACCTCCTATTGTGATCAAGTATTTTTCAGTTAATCATGGCAAATTTATTGATTATGATTCAACCCACGTTTGATGCAACTACTAAAATGTGAAAAgtaaagattttaattttttatgaattaaaatatcaaaatcatcTACATGCATATCTTTGTGGCTGTTATCAGATTGACATatcataaaaacttttaaaataacGAGAGAGATGTGTGTGGATATAATATTAACATACATAGTTTTGTAGTATTAAACAAACCAAATTTGAGGGAAGAATATCATTTCGTAGTCTTTGTCAAGAAGTTATCTACTAAAAGAACACATCCTGATGAGGAAAATTGAAATGGAACTTAATCTTATCCACTTCACACTAGGCCACATAAGAAAATCAACAACAAAGATAATCCGACTATTGAATCATGGCTAAGTGTCAATTTCATTGTTTGAAGACTTAAATTGATTGGCAcctttatattgtttatttggcTTATAGGGATGCAAGAGGCAATCTATGCAATTATCATCAAGGTATGTGTAGGTTCAAGAGAGAACGAAACATGCAAGACATATATAAGTTCAAAAGAGGACTATTTGGGACCAACAATTAGGGGTAACTATGATACCAACTCCCTACATTAGAATGACTCGTAAGCGAATGTTGGTACATTTAGTGTGATTGGATTTTCGACTATGATACCAACTATGATACCAAGTTCTTAAGTCTTtataattggatttttgactctAATGGGCAATACACTCAATCATTCAAGTTTATTCTCAACTTGAAGACTAAACAGTCAGTTTTACTTGAAGAACAAAGTTTTATAACACTCAACTTAGCGAAATTAATGGGCAAACACAAGAAAGGCTAGGATGAGAGCTTTGAATGTGAGAAATAAGTAGTTGGAGAGTTAAATGTAGGcgttctcttatcaataaatgaaagagagtcctctatttataggtttctagccTCGACCACCCAAGGAGACACCAACTAGTCTTTCTTGGTTGAGTTTCAATTGATTGGTTGACTAACTGTTGGGAATTAAATGTTTGGAGTTGACCATTGGAAGCTTGATCAGACTTTGATCAGGAAAAGGGTACCTTCAACCAAGAAAGGGTATTCCTTGATCAGGAAGATAAGGCTACTAGATAAAAGAGAAAGTTCAATGCACTCATTGACCGATCCTTAACGGAGAAAAAACTGGTTAGCTGATTTCTTAACAGGTTGAGCCTATCCTTGACCGAATGACCATTTTTTGCCTAAAAAtctatcttttttcatttcaattcgTCTTACCACTTAGACAATATCTTTAAGCACTTTTATAAAACCAAATTGAGAAGTTTTTGTCTAAGATTTTGGATTAAaacttgaatttataaaaatatcactTTTAAAGCTTAAAACAAGTGTGAAAATGATGCATAA contains these protein-coding regions:
- the LOC100261196 gene encoding uncharacterized protein LOC100261196; its protein translation is MKTKTKPLFLKYFFFSLFVSIPILLLFSFQSLRRKTTDPPPGNQPSGDLRIRPGYTSYEAYLQLQLNKTLNPKLRKIWTTRDWDRKINVFAQFFQDLKQKQLLKNESKALCIGARVGQEVEALRRVGVADSVGIDLVPYPPLVLKGDFHNQPFKNDTFDFEFSNVFDHALYPDKFVGEIERTLRPGGVCVLHVALSRRSDKYSANDLYSVRPLTEMFGRSEVVHVRTVDGFGLDTEVVFRKKKLIGRS
- the LOC100252545 gene encoding photosystem II core complex proteins psbY, chloroplastic is translated as MAATIATMAMLNAKCLSINSPKNLNLSKPTAKPISLLSIQNLPKGLTTLKSSENQNLSTSLAGTAIAGAIFSTLSSCDPALAAQQIAEIADGDNRGLALLLPIIPAIAWVLFNILQPALNQLNKMRSTKGVIIGLGLGGLAASGFMLTPHASASEIATLADAASSDNRGQLLLFVVTPAILWVLYNILQPALNQLNRMRSE